In the genome of Candidatus Atribacteria bacterium, one region contains:
- a CDS encoding DUF4173 domain-containing protein, whose product MFKGNFIKGVLIDMKNPRSNTLAKAGIITGISLFLGLLFDYFFYGKIPGISFPFYVVLVIAGLFVISYFFKKQISKEVLWLLALLIFFSAMVFIRSSFLLIFLNVVASLLLLLVITEVSFGEKVKNFLIEDYIKIFFLPFMFICPLFQTLSNLFSQRGVNKDRKVFSQIAKGVLMAFPVLFVFLLLFSSADLIFQKHVLNLINIDNELEIIFRFILILIATLVYIGAYTYSFREKEGKITVQQNSKNHTLGHIESSILLGSVNVLFFIFMLVQLTYLFGGESNISAQGFTYAEYARRGFFELIAVAIISLLLLLTIEKYVIKKETEHALGFKIFSTALVVQVILIITSAFTRLSLYEKAYGFTTLRLYSHVFIILLAVIFCLLLYKIYRDKREHTFAFRVFLSIALFLAVMNFLNPDAYIARRNIERFDATGKLDIYYLSHLSDDAIPDTIKVLNLSNDDLRKSFARELYWRTQNSDSPYFLQWQSLNISRMRAYKILNSKIRDFETYKDYQQQKFDPVEHYE is encoded by the coding sequence ATGTTTAAGGGAAATTTTATTAAAGGAGTTTTGATAGATATGAAAAATCCCCGATCAAATACTTTGGCCAAGGCCGGAATTATAACGGGAATATCTTTGTTTTTGGGATTGCTTTTTGATTACTTTTTCTATGGTAAAATTCCTGGTATTTCGTTTCCGTTTTATGTTGTTTTGGTCATAGCAGGACTTTTTGTTATTTCGTATTTTTTTAAGAAGCAAATAAGTAAAGAGGTTCTTTGGCTTTTGGCGTTGCTTATATTCTTTAGCGCCATGGTTTTTATCCGTTCTAGCTTCCTGCTCATATTTCTTAATGTAGTAGCTTCATTGCTGTTGTTACTTGTAATCACCGAGGTATCTTTCGGCGAAAAAGTGAAAAACTTTTTAATCGAAGATTATATAAAAATCTTTTTTTTACCGTTTATGTTTATCTGTCCGTTATTTCAAACTCTATCCAATTTATTTTCGCAACGGGGAGTAAATAAAGACCGAAAAGTTTTTTCACAGATCGCGAAGGGTGTTTTAATGGCCTTTCCTGTTCTGTTTGTTTTTTTACTTCTTTTTTCTTCAGCAGATTTAATATTCCAAAAACATGTCTTAAATTTAATCAATATCGATAATGAACTGGAAATAATTTTTAGGTTTATTTTGATTTTGATAGCGACGCTGGTTTATATTGGTGCATATACTTATTCCTTCCGAGAAAAAGAAGGTAAAATTACCGTACAGCAAAATAGTAAAAACCATACGCTTGGGCATATCGAAAGCTCCATTCTGCTCGGCTCTGTTAATGTTCTGTTTTTCATCTTTATGCTTGTTCAATTAACTTATCTTTTTGGAGGAGAAAGCAATATATCCGCCCAAGGTTTTACCTATGCCGAATATGCACGACGTGGCTTTTTTGAGCTGATAGCGGTAGCTATTATTTCTTTACTCTTACTTTTGACCATAGAAAAATATGTTATTAAAAAAGAGACTGAACATGCGTTAGGATTTAAGATTTTCAGCACTGCGCTAGTTGTTCAGGTAATTTTAATCATAACTTCTGCTTTTACTCGCTTATCGCTTTACGAAAAAGCATATGGATTTACAACTTTGAGATTGTACAGCCACGTATTTATCATTTTGTTGGCGGTCATCTTCTGTTTGTTGCTTTACAAAATCTATAGAGACAAACGAGAGCACACTTTTGCCTTTCGTGTTTTTCTCTCGATTGCCTTGTTTCTGGCTGTTATGAATTTTCTCAATCCCGATGCCTATATAGCACGACGGAATATTGAGCGTTTTGATGCAACCGGAAAACTTGATATTTACTATTTAAGCCACCTTTCAGACGATGCTATACCCGATACTATCAAGGTATTAAATCTTTCAAATGATGATCTAAGAAAAAGTTTTGCTCGCGAATTATACTGGCGCACTCAAAATAGCGATTCTCCCTATTTTTTACAATGGCAATCGCTTAATATATCGCGTATGAGGGCGTATAAAATTCTTAATTCAAAAATCCGTGACTTTGAAACATATAAGGATTACCAGCAACAAAAGTTTGATCCAGTAGAACACTATGAGTAA